The Vitis riparia cultivar Riparia Gloire de Montpellier isolate 1030 chromosome 10, EGFV_Vit.rip_1.0, whole genome shotgun sequence genome includes a region encoding these proteins:
- the LOC117924027 gene encoding uncharacterized protein LOC117924027: MEKQILDYTLVPAGLLLMAAYHIWLLFFILNHPNKTVIGVNAFNRRLWVSAMMEDVSKNGVLAVQTLRNNMMASTVLASTAIMLSSVMAALMASKNGDRSFGVVFGDKSALGISIKYLAILVCFLLSFLLNVQSIRYYSHASILINVPFKKMSLSPNSHHLTAEYVGTIVNNGSYFWSLGLRAFYFSIPLFLWLFGPIPMFLSCLLMVSMLYFLDITSKSIWPSGASELEENHPHNGEGSGLMV; encoded by the exons ATGGAGAAACAAATCCTCGATTATACCTTGGTTCCAGCCGGCCTCCTCCTCATGGCCGCTTACCACATCTGGCTCCTCTTTTTCATCCTCAACCACCCCAACAAAACTGTCATCGGCGTCAATGCCTTCAACCGCCGCTTATGGGTCAGTGCCATGATGGAG GATGTGTCCAAGAATGGGGTTCTTGCTGTGCAGACGCTTAGGAACAACATGATGGCATCAACCGTATTGGCTTCAACGGCCATCATGCTCAGCTCCGTCATGGCAGCCTTGATGGCCAGCAAGAATGGTGACCGTTCATTTGGGGTTGTGTTCGGAGACAAGAGCGCGCTGGGCATCTCCATAAAGTACTTGGCCATACTTGTCTGCTTCTTGCTTTCATTCTTGTTGAATGTGCAGTCAATTAGGTACTACAGCCATGCCAGCATCCTCATCAATGTGCCCTTCAAGAAGATGTCTCTTTCCCCAAATTCCCATCACCTCACGGCAGAGTATGTGGGCACTATTGTGAACAATGGCAGCTACTTCTGGTCACTTGGCCTGCGGGCCTTTTACTTCTCTATCCCTCTGTTTCTCTGGCTCTTTGGCCCCATCCCTATGTTTTTATCCTGCCTTCTCATGGTTTCCATGCTTTATTTTCTCGACATCACCTCCAAATCCATCTGGCCTTCTGGGGCCTCTGAATTGGAGGAGAATCATCCCCACAACGGCGAGGGAAGTGGTTTAATGGTTTAA